From a single Nostoc edaphicum CCNP1411 genomic region:
- a CDS encoding ketosteroid isomerase family protein, whose protein sequence is MTSRELISLTQLKEEFQIDGITETSILSYFETLNAGKFEATAALFALDGVMRPPFESDIVGTAAIAAYLKQEGQNIKAYPNTGIAETLENGDIQIQITGKAQTSWCSVNVLWLFILNQQRQIFYTRIKLLASPQELLSLRREK, encoded by the coding sequence ATGACCTCTCGTGAATTGATATCCCTAACCCAGTTGAAAGAAGAATTCCAGATAGATGGAATTACAGAAACAAGCATACTGAGTTATTTTGAAACCTTAAATGCAGGAAAATTTGAGGCAACTGCTGCCTTATTTGCGTTAGATGGTGTGATGCGCCCACCATTTGAATCTGATATTGTGGGAACAGCTGCGATCGCAGCCTACTTAAAACAAGAAGGCCAAAATATCAAAGCTTACCCCAACACAGGAATAGCTGAGACTTTAGAAAACGGTGATATTCAAATCCAGATAACAGGCAAAGCCCAAACTTCATGGTGTAGTGTGAATGTTTTGTGGTTATTTATCCTCAACCAACAACGGCAAATTTTCTATACTAGAATCAAACTTTTAGCTTCTCCCCAAGAGTTACTTTCTTTACGTCGTGAAAAATAG
- a CDS encoding ATP-binding protein, with protein sequence MKSELHVPSDLSFLNIVENWLLGCLKIQLGESVDWSRQSSRLRLALVEAYSNAVRHAHKDKPNLPILLRLEVKDRDLALEVWDYGEGFDMSNYYAPNPLEKQEGGYGWLIMNRLMDKVDYQLQVDGANCLKLQATLPELVQ encoded by the coding sequence ATGAAAAGTGAGCTTCATGTACCGAGTGACTTGAGTTTTCTGAATATTGTCGAAAACTGGTTGCTGGGATGTTTGAAAATTCAGCTAGGAGAATCTGTGGATTGGTCGCGGCAATCAAGTCGTTTAAGACTAGCTTTAGTAGAAGCCTACTCAAATGCAGTGCGTCATGCCCACAAAGACAAACCAAATTTACCGATTTTACTGCGTTTGGAAGTGAAAGACCGGGATCTTGCCTTAGAAGTTTGGGACTACGGCGAAGGCTTTGATATGTCTAACTACTACGCTCCAAACCCATTGGAAAAACAAGAAGGTGGTTATGGTTGGCTGATTATGAATCGTCTCATGGATAAAGTAGATTACCAGTTGCAAGTTGATGGCGCTAACTGTCTAAAGTTACAAGCTACTTTACCCGAATTAGTCCAATAG
- a CDS encoding SpoIIE family protein phosphatase, translated as MAENGVDKLKLMVVDDEPDNLDLLYRTFRRDFQVYKANHAFGAMEILDQFGEMAVIISDQRMPEMNGTEFFSRTVERFPDTIRILLTGFTDVEDLVDAINSGQVFKYITKPWNPDRLRALVEQATDTYRLVKKRTQELRRALRRESLFNAVTTAIRESLDYDSMLQKIVATIGQTFEATSCLLRPVEGDRLIRDQFLYRDPQSSVSDCFFDPSLLIEKVLETRHYQLAQDIYDGIPCHHLVVPLSYQQHLLAVLALHQWGSDRPWQDEDIQLIAGVAEQAALALSQAKLYQRLQEKQQQIHNELEVARQIQYNLLRQSLPDIKGVKVQACCYPAREVGGDFFEVFVHPKGDLWLAVGDVSGKGVPAALFMASIISVLRRELSQETPAEPNVVMQNLNHALSEDLISNNYFITLVLACYTPSTKELVYTNAGHIYPLLWSRQDVLADNPNYLKVRSVPLGILPKWQAQSGRLVLAAGDTLLLASDGITEAMISNDCDLTVKNGSGVEVVNRSMLNQDGLWQLLQQEQQPLSLNHLLARIQADNHIQEDDQTILSLEIL; from the coding sequence ATGGCTGAGAACGGGGTGGACAAACTTAAGCTCATGGTGGTAGATGATGAGCCAGATAACTTAGATTTACTCTACCGCACTTTTAGGCGAGATTTTCAAGTATATAAAGCCAATCATGCCTTTGGTGCTATGGAAATCTTGGATCAATTTGGCGAAATGGCGGTGATTATTTCTGACCAAAGAATGCCAGAAATGAATGGCACTGAATTTTTTAGTCGCACCGTAGAACGCTTTCCAGACACGATTCGGATTTTGTTAACTGGTTTTACTGATGTCGAAGATTTGGTAGATGCGATTAACTCCGGTCAGGTATTCAAGTACATTACCAAACCCTGGAATCCGGATCGGCTGAGAGCGTTAGTTGAGCAAGCCACTGATACATATCGCCTAGTTAAGAAGCGCACCCAAGAGTTGCGTCGGGCCCTACGGCGAGAATCTTTGTTTAATGCGGTAACAACGGCAATTCGGGAGTCTTTAGACTACGACAGTATGCTGCAAAAAATTGTGGCAACTATTGGACAAACATTTGAAGCTACCAGTTGCTTGCTAAGACCAGTAGAGGGCGATCGCCTGATACGAGACCAGTTTTTGTACCGCGATCCTCAATCTTCTGTATCAGATTGCTTCTTCGATCCCAGTCTTTTAATTGAAAAAGTGCTGGAAACCCGTCATTATCAACTTGCTCAAGATATATATGACGGTATTCCTTGTCATCATCTAGTTGTGCCACTGAGCTATCAGCAGCATCTATTGGCTGTGCTGGCCCTCCACCAATGGGGAAGCGATCGCCCCTGGCAAGACGAAGACATCCAACTGATTGCAGGTGTTGCTGAACAAGCAGCCTTAGCTCTCTCTCAAGCAAAACTCTACCAGCGCCTCCAAGAAAAGCAACAGCAGATTCACAATGAGTTGGAGGTGGCTCGTCAAATTCAATACAACTTGCTACGCCAAAGTTTACCTGACATCAAAGGTGTAAAAGTACAAGCTTGCTGCTATCCCGCGCGGGAAGTAGGAGGCGATTTCTTTGAAGTGTTTGTCCATCCCAAAGGCGACTTATGGTTAGCAGTGGGTGATGTTTCTGGCAAGGGCGTCCCAGCTGCTTTATTCATGGCTAGTATTATTTCAGTGTTGCGCCGAGAATTATCTCAAGAAACGCCAGCCGAGCCGAATGTGGTCATGCAGAACCTCAACCACGCTCTGAGTGAAGATTTAATTAGCAACAATTATTTCATCACCCTTGTGTTAGCCTGTTATACCCCTAGCACTAAGGAACTCGTCTACACTAATGCCGGTCATATCTATCCACTATTATGGTCACGCCAAGACGTTTTAGCTGACAATCCTAATTACCTCAAAGTCCGCAGCGTTCCTTTGGGAATCTTGCCCAAGTGGCAGGCACAATCTGGTCGTTTGGTTCTCGCTGCTGGAGACACATTGTTACTAGCCAGTGATGGAATTACAGAGGCAATGATATCAAATGATTGTGATTTAACAGTAAAAAACGGGTCTGGTGTTGAGGTCGTTAACCGTTCTATGCTGAACCAAGATGGTCTTTGGCAACTTTTACAACAGGAGCAACAACCACTTTCTCTTAACCATTTGCTAGCTCGCATCCAGGCAGATAATCACATTCAAGAAGACGATCAAACTATACTTTCGCTGGAGATTTTGTAA
- a CDS encoding HAD-IA family hydrolase: MTPKVIIFDFDGTIADTVDALVSIANRLAVDFGYRQISPEQLALLKNLTSREIIKYSGVSLFKIPFLVKKVKGELKNKIPELKPIPGIKEALIELQNHGYKLGIITSNSKENVTQFLTINDLNHLFDFIYSGITIFGKTTIINNVLRQKQLKPQEVIYVGDETRDIEASKKANIQVIAVTWGFNSPEALAKQNPDYLIQLPSELLEVMNGR, encoded by the coding sequence ATGACCCCGAAAGTAATTATTTTTGATTTTGATGGCACAATTGCTGATACAGTAGACGCCCTTGTAAGCATTGCTAATCGTCTAGCTGTAGACTTTGGTTATAGACAAATAAGCCCAGAGCAATTAGCCCTCCTCAAGAACTTAACATCTAGGGAGATCATTAAGTATTCAGGAGTTTCTCTATTTAAAATACCTTTTCTAGTTAAAAAAGTTAAAGGAGAATTAAAAAACAAAATCCCAGAATTAAAGCCAATTCCGGGGATTAAAGAAGCATTAATAGAACTCCAAAATCATGGATATAAACTTGGTATTATTACTTCTAATTCTAAAGAAAATGTTACACAATTTCTGACAATTAATGATTTAAATCACCTATTTGATTTCATATATTCAGGAATTACAATTTTTGGTAAAACAACGATAATTAATAATGTATTGAGGCAAAAGCAACTCAAACCTCAAGAAGTGATTTATGTCGGAGATGAAACCAGAGATATAGAAGCATCAAAAAAAGCGAATATTCAAGTGATTGCAGTTACTTGGGGCTTTAACTCACCGGAAGCACTCGCCAAGCAAAATCCAGATTATTTAATTCAGCTACCTAGCGAACTACTAGAAGTGATGAATGGTCGTTAA